A window of Silurus meridionalis isolate SWU-2019-XX chromosome 4, ASM1480568v1, whole genome shotgun sequence contains these coding sequences:
- the pafah1b3 gene encoding platelet-activating factor acetylhydrolase IB subunit gamma: MSSTDSNPAAIPTPCDDIHGDKRWISLHNRFVSDSKGKEPDVLFVGDSLIQLMHEFEVWRKLFSPLHSLNFGIGGDATQHVLWRLTNGELDHICPKVVVLWVGTNNHGHTPEQICGGILEIVDVIHKHLPQTHVLVLGILPRGKSPNPLRKRNGQVNTLVQAELASLSYASFLDVDPGFVQSDGSISHQDLYDYLHLTAQAYQKVCQPIYTHIKSLLEMHAP, encoded by the exons ATGAGCAGCACGGACAGCAACCCTGCAGCCATCCCCACCCCCTGTGATGACATACACGGTGATAAACGATGGATATCGCTG CACAACCGTTTTGTGTCAGACAGTAAAGGGAAGGAACCGGATGTGCTCTTTGTTGGAGATTCTCTTATCCAACTAATGCATGAATTTGAG GTATGGAGAAAGCTGTTCTCTCCACTCCATTCTTTGAATTTTGGGATTGGTGGCGATGCAACACAGCATGTCCTGTGGAGACTCACTAATGGAGAACTGGACCACATCTGCCCCAAG GTGGTAGTGTTGTGGGTGGGCACTAATAATCATGGTCACACCCCAGAACAGATCTGCGGCGGCATCTTGGAAATTGTTGACGTGATCCACAAACACCTTCCTCAAACTCACGTACTTGTACTG gGCATTTTGCCGAGAGGGAAGAGTCCGAACCCACTGCGGAAGCGTAACGGGCAAGTGAACACCCTGGTGCAGGCTGAGTTGGCATCTCTCTCCTATGCCTCTTTTCTGGATGTAGATCCTGGATTTGTCCAATCAGATGGCTCCATTTCCCACCAGGACCTATACGACTATCTCCACCTCACAGCACAGGCCTATCAGAAAGTGTGCCAGCCGATATACACGCACATTAAATCTCTGTTAGAAATGCATGCTCCCTGA
- the LOC124384851 gene encoding uncharacterized protein LOC124384851: MRRHRRRELPDKQNALNKFDSHMKARVKSCNSGLSAPSHSSVCSKNKTDEHFSAPQKMKRLKTIKQRNQIREQSNIRSKQSLPQCKKGSIDKQPGSESQDCQCIRLLTFSKKVKPGAKPFPLQKPSIITEGRLTSIRGLFSHEVRSVDIERLVKQKKHQKRKQEGKATASNSSSLSGVIPHSTPAVISETSEEGSSAHANGGQQPKTLEKTELHIHLEDTVPVDGMHCFGQTNKATDKTARSESPSDQTGIQEAVILSLSESEPIHKSFPTSVKEICLIDHYVSPKTKNTYDQKQAYKTPPVVDVQPAERLDSPGGSEVLYSNAQQFEQSPAIFTFSSPTMGRERCSFEREAPHRKHILSSKKEAVSRLAARLCHNLVSVPPQRCCHLLTKCKQVLLHQLKETHGSRLQHSLHRLHSHLSTEAPHSPHTADQVWPSSVQQYLDSPQMYFSCTGNYEDVQPRETMKFHEVNRSQKHLREEFCEDVEGVAAFKRQSRQTWSVYSPQDYVTELLQPGQDTLSQWSKPAQHTSKSQTFSKHQAFTGPHTSTLWPNNCTERLLNPFILEPQKQVKLGSDESRKRQSTSLPLQEQWRNDPDLNFLFQEENLTRSHASVGTLTEPRMRSPQHHIQRVSERPLFSAASAFSPFFPPEGFCYEPYYRFPHPSNSFSRSEKSGMTLYTQLDDEKRGPCPSMHSTTSYF; the protein is encoded by the exons ATGAGACGTCACCGCAGAAGAGAGTTGCCCGACAAACAAAATGCCCTCAACAAGTTCGACAGCCATATGAAGGCCAGGGTGAAATCCTGCAATTCAGGTCTTTCAGCTCCTTCCCACAGTTCAGtttgcagtaaaaataaaacagatgagCATTTCAGCGCTCCTCAAAAGATGAAACGTCTCAAAACCATAAAACAAAGGAATCAGATTCGAGAGCAGAGCAACATCAGGTCTAAACAGAGCCTTCCACAATGTAAAAAAGGAAGCATAGACAAACAACCAGGTAGTGAAAGTCAGGATTGCCAATGCATTCGCTTATTGACCTTTTCCAAAAAAGTAAAACCAGGAGCTAAACCGTTTCCTTTACAGAAGCCAAGCATTATCACTGAAGGCCGTCTTACGTCTATCAGAGGCCTTTTCAGCCATGAGGTGAGGTCTGTGGATATTGAGAGACtggtaaagcaaaaaaaacatcaaaaacgGAAACAGGAAGGAAAGGCCACTGCAAGTAATTCCTCTTCCCTTTCCGGTGTAATTCCCCATTCAACACCTGCTGTGATTTCAGAAACAAGTGAGGAAGGAAGTTCTGCACATGCAAATGGAGGCCAGCAGCCAAAGACCTTAGAGAAAACAgagttacatatacatttagaaGACACAGTCCCCGTGGATGGGATGCACTGTTTTGGACAGACTAATAAAGCTACAGATAAGACTGCCAGATCGGAAAGCCCATCAGATCAGACAGGGATACAAGAAGCTGTCATTTTGTCTTTGTCAGAAAGTGAACCTATTCATAAGTCCTTTCCAACATCTGTCAAAGAAATTTGCCTGATTGACCATTATGTTagtccaaaaacaaaaaacacatatgacCAAAAACAAGCTTATAAAACACCTCCTGTTGTTGATGTGCAACCTGCTGAAAGACTTGACTCCCCTGGAGGGTCAGAGGTCTTATATTCGAATGCTCAACAATTTGAACAGAGTCCTGCAATATTCACATTTTCTTCACCCACTATGGGAAGAGAAAGATGTTCATTCGAAAGAGAGGCTCCACACAGGAAACATATCTTATCATCTAAAAAGGAAGCAGTGAGCCGTCTGGCAGCCCGTCTGTGTCACAATCTAGTTTCAGTTCCACCACAACGATGCTGCCATCTGCTGACAAAGTGCAAGCAAGTGCTCCTGCATCAACTGAAGGAAACGCATGGCTCTCGGCTCCAGCACAGCCTGCACAGGCTACACTCACACCTCAGTACAGAGGCACCTCATTCCCCACATACTGCAGACCAAGTTTGGCCCAGCTCAGTGCAACAATATTTAGATAGCCCACAAATGTATTTCAGCTGTACAGGAAATTATGAAGATGTTCAGCCCAGAGAGACAATGAAATTTCATGAAG TTAATCGCTCACAAAAACATCTAAGAGAGGAGTTTTGTGAGGATGTGGAAGGAGTTGCAGCTTTTAAAAGGCAAAGCAGGCAAACTTGGAGTGTGTACTCTCCTCAGGATTATGTCACAGAACTCCTACAACCAGGCCAAGATACG TTAAGCCAGTGGAGTAAACCAGCACAGCACACCTCCAAATCCCAGACGTTCTCCAAGCACCAGGCCTTTACCGGGCCTCACACTTCAACACTGTGGCCTAATAACTGCACAGAACGGCTTTTGAACCCCTTTATCCTGGAACCACAGAAGCAAGTCAAATTAGGTAGTGATGAAAGCAGGAAGAGACAAAGCACATCACTGCCACTGCAAGAACAGTGGAGAAATGACCCCGATTTAAACTTTTTGTTTCAAGAAGAGAATTTAACGAGAAGCCATGCATCAGTAGGTACTCTGACAGAACCGAGGATGCGTTCTcctcagcaccacattcagcgtGTCAGCGAGAGACCGCTATTCAGTGCTGCCTCTGCTTTTTCACCATTCTTTCCTCCTGAAGGGTTTTGTTATGAGCCTTACTATCGGTTTCCACATCCATCCAACTCCTTTTCCAGATCAGAAAAATCTGGTATGACTCTTTACACTCAGCTAGATGATGAAAAGAGGGGCCCGTGTCCATCCATGCATTCGACCACTTCCTATTTCTAG
- the cnfn gene encoding cornifelin homolog, translated as MMTYQTEVISTQPQVTVTSYAVSTGSSDWSSNLCDCCDDCGICICGTFIPCILGCKVAQDHGDSCCLPFLPGALIALRTSIRDKYQINGSICDDWLVMSCCPLCGLCQMAREQKMRG; from the exons a TGATGACATATCAGACTGAAGTGATCAGCACACAGCCTCAGGTGACTGTCACCAGTTACGCCGTCTCCACCGGTTCCTCTGACTGGAGCTCCAATCTCTGTGACTGCTGTGATGACTGTGGCATCT GCATTTGTGGAACGTTTATACCATGTATCCTGGGTTGTAAGGTGGCACAGGACCATGGCGACTCCTGCTGTCTACCCTTTTTGCCTGGAGCACTAATTGCTTTAAGAACCAGCATTCGTGACAAATACCAGATCAAT GGGTCTATCTGTGATGACTGGTTGGTTATGTCCTGCTGCCCATTATGTGGCCTCTGCCAGATGGCTCGGGAACAGAAGATGAGGGGCTGA
- the tlr21 gene encoding toll-like receptor 21, protein MALHRNQAVISITIIIVSMFQFSMSYSFKNCIESPGSNHTIFKCTKRLAQTVKDIVDDIFPSATNVTISYCRFVNIPPQSFSGLPKLSVLLLNSNHIKYIDKDAFADLKHLQTLNLSSNYIFYLNSSIFHGLQNLSTLLLADNRLTNIPSEVFSNLSTLETLDLRRNQITDFSAVVHSISNLKWLNKLDISFNRLITLQHSHSMPLSLSHLYLGYNKLTTLACSTEFLSNIKVLDLSYNKQLSAQAFFGLNLSSLTYLRLHSTNISITTLLNRTNVMPWHVDFSGLGLTEPMLVALCKQLSYYPNKNIEKMILQSNNLKDLDNNTLSDCPPITKVLDLSFNQLKSINCFQFLKGQKHVAKLQTEHNHITNLINCKHHMRFFHLKELSYRYNRILEVNAFSFAHTPNLTTLQLNINIIAYLDRQALNGLKELVTLRLDNNLLTDIYNESFADLHSLQKLILRNNQIAVIFNNTFHSLSKLSILDLGGNKIAHLMPLAFEGLDSLNNLYLDRNRLAQIDSTLIGGLHRTLQVLDLHGNFIHYMEEKVFSPFVTLTKLTDLKLDGQMPYGITLLPPAFFRGLSSLKSLYLSNNHISFFSSDTFDDLKNLKFLTLDDSCVGVTQLKPGIFKNLHNLEILTVENMGIEAFSKEVFGNLTGLKVLHLNHNALRTLDVELLENLTNLQYLDVRNTPLSCNCPNSDLQNWTKNNKRVQFIYLYNLTCPDDKGSNFYNFDTHVCSDFGVYLFASTYVVTLILTLLPLLHVKFYWKFKYGYYVFRSWFGERWRRLREEEEKCTYDAFISYNSADEEWVMEQLLPNIEGSGFRLCLHHRDFEPGRNIVDNIVAAVYNSRKTVCVVSQNFLHSEWCSLEIQLASYRLFDDMQDVLLLVFLESIHERQLSAYHRMRKVMLKKTYLQWPGLDCIDPAKAQELFWKQLKRALRSSNSRSPDEEEMEGNVQNGPRAGEKEHLLNQTQMDEEPHYVMP, encoded by the coding sequence ATGGCATTGCACAGGAACCAAGCAGTGAtctcaataacaataataattgtttCGATGTTCCAGTTCAGCATGAGCTACAGTTTCAAGAATTGCATAGAAAGTCCTGGCTCAAACCATACAATCTTTAAATGCACTAAGCGCCTAGCTCAGACAGTTAAAGACATTGTGGATGATATATTCCCCTCTGCAACAAATGTTACAATCTCTTACTGCAGATTTGTAAATATTCCTCCTCAAAGCTTCAGTGGCCTGCCGAAGCTCAGTGTTCTGCTACTAAACAGCAATCACATAAAGTACATTGATAAAGATGCCTTTGCTGATCTAAAACACCTTCAGACACTGAACCTGTCCAGCAATTACATATTTTATCTCAATTCTTCTATTTTTCATGGACTCCAGAACCTCAGCACTTTGTTGCTGGCAGACAACCGGCTGACAAATATACCTTCTGAAGTATTTTCTAACTTGTCTACATTGGAGACTCTGGATCTACGCAGGAACCAGATAACGGACTTCTCAGCAGTGGTGCACTCCATATCAAACCTGAAATGGCTGAACAAACTGGACATTTCCTTCAACAGACTTATCACTTTGCAACACTCACACAGCATGCCCCTGTCACTTTCCCATCTTTATCTTGGTTATAACAAGCTGACCACACTGGCATGCAGTACTGAATTTCTAAGTAATATCAAAGTGCTAGATCTCTCTTACAATAAACAACTGTCAGCCCAGGCTTTCTTTGGTCTGAACCTGAGCAGTCTAACATACCTGCGTCTGCATTCCACCAACATTTCAATAACAACACTGCTTAATCGTACTAATGTGATGCCTTGGCATGTAGATTTCTCAGGATTGGGATTAACAGAGCCAATGCTAGTTGCCTTGTGTAAACAACTTTCATACtatccaaataaaaacattgaaaaaatgaTCCTTCAGAGCAACAATCTTAAAGACCTGGATAACAACACATTATCGGACTGCCCGCCTATTACTAAGGTGTTGGATCTTTCATTCAATCAGCTGAAGAGCATAAACTGTTTTCAATTTCTTAAAGGACAAAAACATGTTGCAAAACTCCAAACTGAACATAACCACATTACCAATCTGATAAATTGCAAACATCACATGCGTTTTTTCCACTTGAAAGAACTGAGCTACCGTTACAACCGAATTCTTGAGGTGAATGCATTTTCCTTTGCTCATACACCAAATCTGACAACGCTTCaactgaatataaacataattgCCTACTTGGATCGCCAAGCACTGAATGGACTTAAAGAACTTGTTACACTTCGCCTGGACAACAACCTTCTGACTGATATCTATAACGAGAGCTTTGCGGACCTTCACAGTCTTCAGAAACTTATCTTGCGCAATAACCAAATTGCCGTCATCTTTAACAACACCTTCCACTCCCTCAGCAAGCTAAGCATTTTGGATTTAGGTGGGAACAAGATTGCACATTTAATGCCCTTAGCATTTGAAGGGCTGGACAGCTTGAATAACCTTTACTTAGACCGCAATCGTCTAGCACAAATTGACAGTACCCTGATTGGAGGCCTGCATCGCACACTGCAAGTGCTAGACTTACATGGCAATTTTATCCATTACATGGAAGAAAAAGTATTCTCCCCATTTGTAACACTAACAAAGCTGACTGACTTAAAGTTAGATGGACAGATGCCATATGGCATAACTTTATTGCCTCCTGCATTTTTTCGTGGCCTCTCTTCCCTGAAAAGTCTTTACCTAAGCAACAACCATATCTCTTTTTTCAGCTCAGACACATTTGATGACCTGAAAAACTTGAAGTTTTTAACATTAGATGATTCTTGTGTTGGGGTGACCCAACTCAAGCCAGGAATTTTCAAAAACCTTCACAACCTGGAGATATTAACAGTTGAAAACATGGGCATTGAGGCATTTTCAAAAGAGGTGTTTGGTAATCTCACAGGGCTGAAAGTATTGCATCTTAACCACAATGCTTTGCGGACTTTGGACGTGGAACTGCTAGAAAATCTGACCAATCTACAGTATCTAGATGTTAGAAATACTCCTCTCAGTTGCAACTGTCCCAATAGTGATCTCCAGAATtggacaaaaaacaacaaaagggtACAGTTTATATATCTGTACAACCTGACATGTCCTGATGACAAAGGGTCAAACTTTTACAACTTTGACACTCATGTATGTTCGGATtttggtgtgtatttatttgccTCCACTTATGTTGTAACACTGATATTAACTTTACTTCCACTACTTCATGTTAAGTTTTACTGGAAGTTTAAATATGGCTACTACGTCTTCCGTTCTTGGTTTGGCGAGCGGTGGCGTCGTCTTcgggaagaagaagagaaatgcACATATGATGCTTTTATCTCCTACAACTCGGCAGATGAGGAATGGGTGATGGAGCAGCTTCTACCGAACATTGAGGGGAGTGGCTTCCGACTTTGCCTCCACCATCGGGACTTTGAACCAGGCCGCAACATAGTCGACAACATTGTGGCAGCAGTCTACAACAGCCGTAAGACAGTGTGTGTGGTCAGCCAAAACTTTCTCCACAGTGAGTGGTGTTCCCTGGAGATTCAATTGGCCAGCTACCGTCTTTTTGATGATATGCAGGACGTGCTCTTACTTGTCTTTTTGGAGTCTATCCATGAACGACAGCTTTCTGCCTATCACCGTATGCGAAAGGTTATGTTGAAAAAAACTTATCTACAGTGGCCAGGGCTGGACTGCATAGATCCTGCCAAGGCACAGGAGCTGTTCTGGAAGCAGCTTAAGCGAGCTTTAAGGAGCAGCAACAGTAGAAGCCCAGATGAAGAAGAGATGGAGGGGAATGTTCAGAATGGGCCAAGGGCAGGGGAAAAAGAACATTTGCTAAACCAGACACAAATGGATGAGGAGCCACATTACGTAATGCCCTAA